The Coregonus clupeaformis isolate EN_2021a chromosome 8, ASM2061545v1, whole genome shotgun sequence genome has a segment encoding these proteins:
- the rnf175 gene encoding RING finger protein 175 isoform X1, with product MAGVQPQGDLLKMTYRENWKVQHERLHVKHRGHEAMHAEMVLILIATLVVAQIVLVQWKQRHNRSYNLVTLLQMWVVPVYFTIKLYWWRFLSMWGMFSVITSFVVFRATRKPLSCRTPRMVYKWFLLIYKLSYAVGVIGYLAIMFTMFGFNVFFRIKAEDSMDVGVIMLFYGLYYGVMGRDFAEICSDYMASTIGYCNMGGMPSRSLTDDICAVCGQKILVDVDEEGILEDTFQLSCNHIFHEFCIRGWCIVGKKQTCPYCNEKVDLKRMMNNPWERTHILYGQLLDWLRYLVAWQPIIIGIVHGINFSLGLD from the exons GGGGATCTCTTGAAAATGACTTACAGAGAGAACTGGAA agTACAGCATGAGCGTCTGCACGTGAAGCACCGGGGCCATGAGGCCATGCATGCAGAGATGGTGCTCATCCTCATCGCTACACTAGTGGTGGCTCAGATCGTCCTGGTACAGTGGAAGCAGCGGCACAACCGCTCATACAAT cTGGTAACCCTGCTCCAGATGTGGGTGGTGCCTGTCTATTTCACTATAAAACTGTACTGGTGGAGGTTTCTCTCCATGTGGGGAATGTTCTCTGTCATCACCAGCTTTGTGGTCTTCAGAGCTACACGCAAGCCACTCTCCTGTCGTACACCACG gatgGTGTATAAATGGTTTCTGTTGATCTATAAGCTGAGCTATGCAGTGGGAGTGATTGGATACCTGGCCATCATGTTCACAATGTTCGGCTTTAACGTCTTCTTCAG GATCAAGGCTGAGGACTCTATGGATGTGGGTGTTATCATGCTGTTCTATGGTCTTTACTATGGAGTGATGGGACGGGACTTTGCTGAGATCTGCTCCGACTACATGGCCTCAACTATAGGG tacTGTAACATGGGAGGAATGCCCTCCAGGAGCCTGACAGATGATATCTGTGCGGTGTGCGGCCAGAAGATCCTGGTAGACGTGGATGAGGAGGGGATTCTAGAAGATACCTTCCAGCTCTCCTGTAACCACAT ATTCCATGAGTTCTGTATCCGTGGCTGGTGCATTGTGGGTAAGAAGCAGACGTGTCCGTACTGCAACGAGAAGGTCGACTTGAAGAGGATGATGAACAATCC CTGGGAGAGAACACACATCCTGTACGGGCAGCTCTTGGATTGGCTGAGATACCTTGTTGCCTGGCAACCCATCATCATCGGAATAGTCCACGGAATCAACTTCTCCCTGGGGCTGGACTAG
- the rnf175 gene encoding RING finger protein 175 isoform X2: MHAEMVLILIATLVVAQIVLVQWKQRHNRSYNLVTLLQMWVVPVYFTIKLYWWRFLSMWGMFSVITSFVVFRATRKPLSCRTPRMVYKWFLLIYKLSYAVGVIGYLAIMFTMFGFNVFFRIKAEDSMDVGVIMLFYGLYYGVMGRDFAEICSDYMASTIGYCNMGGMPSRSLTDDICAVCGQKILVDVDEEGILEDTFQLSCNHIFHEFCIRGWCIVGKKQTCPYCNEKVDLKRMMNNPWERTHILYGQLLDWLRYLVAWQPIIIGIVHGINFSLGLD; the protein is encoded by the exons ATGCATGCAGAGATGGTGCTCATCCTCATCGCTACACTAGTGGTGGCTCAGATCGTCCTGGTACAGTGGAAGCAGCGGCACAACCGCTCATACAAT cTGGTAACCCTGCTCCAGATGTGGGTGGTGCCTGTCTATTTCACTATAAAACTGTACTGGTGGAGGTTTCTCTCCATGTGGGGAATGTTCTCTGTCATCACCAGCTTTGTGGTCTTCAGAGCTACACGCAAGCCACTCTCCTGTCGTACACCACG gatgGTGTATAAATGGTTTCTGTTGATCTATAAGCTGAGCTATGCAGTGGGAGTGATTGGATACCTGGCCATCATGTTCACAATGTTCGGCTTTAACGTCTTCTTCAG GATCAAGGCTGAGGACTCTATGGATGTGGGTGTTATCATGCTGTTCTATGGTCTTTACTATGGAGTGATGGGACGGGACTTTGCTGAGATCTGCTCCGACTACATGGCCTCAACTATAGGG tacTGTAACATGGGAGGAATGCCCTCCAGGAGCCTGACAGATGATATCTGTGCGGTGTGCGGCCAGAAGATCCTGGTAGACGTGGATGAGGAGGGGATTCTAGAAGATACCTTCCAGCTCTCCTGTAACCACAT ATTCCATGAGTTCTGTATCCGTGGCTGGTGCATTGTGGGTAAGAAGCAGACGTGTCCGTACTGCAACGAGAAGGTCGACTTGAAGAGGATGATGAACAATCC CTGGGAGAGAACACACATCCTGTACGGGCAGCTCTTGGATTGGCTGAGATACCTTGTTGCCTGGCAACCCATCATCATCGGAATAGTCCACGGAATCAACTTCTCCCTGGGGCTGGACTAG